A genomic stretch from Schaalia odontolytica includes:
- the clpB gene encoding ATP-dependent chaperone ClpB, with protein sequence MAREMTTKAQEAISSALQAAGAAANPQVEPIHLLEALIEQREGIALSLLGAVGADPRAIGARTRNALVALPSAQGASAGSAQPSNALLAVVRDAGERAQAAGDQYVSTEHLLIALAASQTEAGRILTQAGVEADALTQALAQLRPDPITSADPEGSFEALSKYGRDLTEVAREGKLDPVIGRDNEIRRVVQVLSRRTKNNPVLIGEPGVGKTAVVEGLAQRIVAGDVPESLRDKRLVSLDVSSMVAGAKYRGEFEERLKAVLAEISRSDGQIITFIDELHTVVGAGGGSEGAMDAGNMLKPMLARGELRMVGATTLDEYRENIEKDPALERRFQQVFVGEPSVEDTVAILRGIAPKYEAHHKVTISDGALVAAATLSNRYISGRQLPDKAIDLIDEAASRLRMELDSSPVEIDELRRGVDRLRMEESYLAESDPEGLDEATQERLSKLRADLADREENLRALTARWEAEKAGHNRVGDLRVQLDTLRTQLDLAVREGRWEEAGRLQNGEIPAVERQIVEAEQQAEAQEGRSDEEPMIAEKVGPAEIAEVIEAWTGIPTGKLLQTETDKLLHMEEELGKRLIGQKDAVRAVSDAVRRSRAGLSDPNRPTGSFLFLGPTGVGKTELAKALAEFLFDDERAMVRIDMSEYSEKHSVARLVGAPPGYVGYEQGGQLTEAVRRRPYSVVLLDEVEKADPEIFDILLQVLDDGRLTDGQGRTVDFRNTILILTSNLGSQFLADPDLTSEGKRDSVMSVVRAAFRPEFLNRLDEMVMFDPLTRENLGEIVDLIVMSVESRLRERRIGLTVTEPARGWLARLGYDPAFGARPLRRLIQREIGDRLAVLLLGGGLQDGHNVTVDINDSFDGLVMNVDKP encoded by the coding sequence ATGGCACGTGAAATGACAACGAAGGCGCAGGAGGCCATCTCCTCTGCGCTCCAGGCCGCCGGTGCGGCCGCTAATCCGCAGGTGGAACCCATTCACCTGCTCGAAGCGCTGATTGAACAGCGTGAAGGCATCGCACTGTCCCTACTTGGGGCAGTTGGTGCCGACCCGCGCGCGATCGGTGCGCGTACCCGCAATGCCCTCGTGGCCCTCCCGAGCGCGCAGGGCGCGTCCGCTGGCAGCGCCCAGCCCTCGAACGCACTGCTGGCGGTCGTTCGCGACGCCGGTGAGCGCGCTCAGGCTGCGGGCGACCAGTATGTCTCGACCGAGCACCTACTCATCGCGCTGGCTGCCTCGCAGACCGAGGCGGGGCGCATCCTGACGCAGGCCGGGGTCGAGGCCGACGCACTCACGCAGGCGCTCGCCCAGCTGCGCCCCGACCCGATCACCTCGGCTGACCCTGAGGGTTCTTTCGAGGCTCTGTCCAAGTACGGCCGTGACCTCACTGAGGTTGCGCGCGAAGGAAAGCTTGACCCGGTTATTGGCCGTGACAACGAGATCCGCCGTGTCGTCCAGGTCCTCTCCCGGCGCACGAAGAACAACCCGGTCCTGATCGGTGAACCCGGCGTCGGCAAGACTGCCGTCGTCGAAGGTCTCGCTCAGCGCATTGTCGCGGGTGATGTTCCCGAGTCTTTGCGTGACAAGCGTCTCGTCTCCCTGGATGTGTCCTCGATGGTTGCCGGTGCGAAGTATCGCGGCGAGTTTGAAGAGCGCCTCAAGGCTGTCCTCGCGGAGATCTCGCGCTCTGACGGTCAAATCATTACCTTCATCGACGAGCTGCACACGGTCGTCGGTGCGGGCGGCGGCTCCGAGGGGGCGATGGATGCGGGCAACATGCTCAAGCCCATGCTCGCCCGCGGTGAGCTGCGCATGGTAGGCGCGACCACTCTCGACGAGTATCGCGAGAACATCGAAAAGGACCCGGCGCTCGAGCGCCGCTTCCAGCAGGTGTTCGTCGGCGAACCTTCGGTTGAGGATACCGTCGCGATCCTGCGTGGTATCGCCCCCAAGTACGAGGCCCACCACAAGGTGACGATCTCTGACGGCGCTCTAGTCGCCGCTGCCACCCTGTCGAATCGCTATATCTCCGGCCGACAGCTGCCCGATAAGGCAATTGATCTGATTGACGAGGCCGCGTCCCGCCTGCGCATGGAGCTGGATTCCTCGCCGGTGGAGATCGACGAGCTGCGTCGTGGCGTGGACCGTCTGCGCATGGAGGAGTCCTACCTTGCCGAGTCAGACCCAGAGGGCCTTGACGAGGCTACGCAGGAGCGGCTGAGTAAACTGCGTGCGGACCTTGCCGACCGCGAGGAGAACTTGCGTGCTTTGACGGCCCGCTGGGAGGCTGAGAAGGCAGGCCACAATCGCGTTGGTGACCTGCGCGTCCAGCTCGACACGCTGCGCACCCAGCTCGATCTGGCCGTACGTGAGGGACGCTGGGAAGAAGCCGGGCGCCTCCAGAATGGCGAGATCCCCGCTGTCGAGCGCCAGATTGTCGAGGCGGAACAACAGGCTGAGGCCCAGGAAGGTCGCAGCGACGAAGAGCCGATGATCGCTGAGAAGGTGGGACCCGCAGAAATCGCCGAGGTAATCGAAGCGTGGACGGGAATTCCAACGGGTAAGCTCCTGCAAACTGAGACGGACAAGCTCCTTCATATGGAGGAGGAACTTGGAAAACGCCTCATCGGTCAGAAAGATGCCGTGCGCGCAGTCTCGGACGCGGTGCGTCGCTCCCGAGCTGGTTTGTCTGATCCCAACCGTCCGACCGGTTCCTTTCTTTTCCTCGGGCCGACAGGCGTTGGTAAGACGGAGCTGGCCAAGGCGCTCGCGGAGTTCCTCTTTGATGATGAGAGGGCGATGGTGCGTATCGACATGTCCGAATACTCCGAAAAGCACTCGGTCGCGCGCCTCGTCGGTGCCCCTCCCGGCTACGTGGGCTACGAGCAGGGCGGTCAGCTAACCGAAGCGGTGCGTCGTCGTCCATACTCTGTCGTCCTTTTGGATGAAGTCGAGAAGGCTGACCCTGAGATCTTCGACATTCTTCTGCAGGTTCTGGATGACGGACGTCTCACAGATGGGCAGGGGCGGACGGTGGACTTCCGAAACACCATCCTTATCCTCACGTCGAACCTCGGTTCGCAGTTCCTGGCGGATCCGGACTTGACATCTGAGGGCAAGCGCGACTCTGTCATGTCGGTCGTTCGTGCCGCCTTCCGTCCGGAGTTCCTCAATAGGCTAGATGAGATGGTCATGTTTGACCCTCTTACCCGCGAAAATCTAGGAGAGATCGTCGATTTGATCGTCATGTCCGTGGAGTCTCGTCTGCGCGAGCGTCGCATAGGTTTGACAGTGACCGAGCCGGCCCGTGGCTGGCTCGCTCGCCTGGGGTATGATCCCGCATTTGGCGCGCGTCCGTTGCGGCGCTTGATTCAGCGGGAGATTGGCGATCGACTGGCGGTTTTGCTTCTTGGTGGAGGCCTTCAAGATGGTCACAATGTGACAGTTGACATTAATGACTCCTTTGACGGGCTTGTCATGAATGTTGATAAACCCTGA
- a CDS encoding TetR/AcrR family transcriptional regulator — MTTQRKARGAYSVGQATRESILSAAMVLIAERGYNGFSLRDLGRRVGISHPAVVYHFPSKEAILRSAIQRHEEMNALFDVTINEETEGGFDEGGITAGSFVDWAVGEMRFAMKPGADAAIALDCVLWAESSSEAHPAHEHYKYRTQQMEEALTTMIQTFVDEEGANIGTTPRTLAKILIRYWYGSVVSARYNDEPIDAREFVSDFLAVCVQLLHLPAHYILQLGASVPEEVAEVYARTLRKISEKTIAAAEVGAAPEATA, encoded by the coding sequence ATGACAACCCAGAGGAAGGCCCGTGGCGCCTACTCCGTAGGACAGGCGACGCGTGAATCCATCCTCTCGGCAGCGATGGTTCTCATTGCAGAGCGAGGCTATAACGGCTTCTCCCTGCGCGACCTCGGCCGTCGAGTCGGTATTTCACACCCCGCTGTCGTCTATCACTTCCCTTCTAAGGAAGCGATCCTGCGCAGTGCGATCCAGCGCCACGAGGAGATGAACGCCCTCTTCGACGTCACCATTAACGAGGAGACTGAGGGCGGCTTCGACGAGGGCGGCATCACCGCCGGCTCGTTTGTTGACTGGGCGGTCGGAGAGATGCGCTTCGCCATGAAGCCCGGTGCCGACGCGGCCATTGCCCTCGACTGTGTGCTGTGGGCCGAGTCCTCCTCTGAGGCGCACCCTGCGCACGAGCACTACAAGTACCGCACCCAGCAGATGGAGGAAGCCCTCACCACGATGATCCAGACCTTCGTCGACGAGGAGGGTGCCAATATCGGCACTACGCCCCGTACCCTGGCGAAGATCCTCATCCGCTACTGGTATGGCTCCGTCGTTTCGGCTCGCTACAACGACGAGCCGATCGATGCCCGCGAGTTCGTCTCGGACTTCCTGGCCGTGTGCGTGCAGCTCCTTCACCTGCCCGCGCACTACATCCTCCAACTCGGGGCCTCGGTGCCCGAGGAAGTTGCTGAGGTCTACGCCCGCACGCTGCGTAAGATCAGCGAAAAGACCATCGCCGCCGCCGAGGTTGGTGCGGCCCCGGAGGCTACCGCGTGA
- a CDS encoding serine hydrolase domain-containing protein gives MIGPLPSFDVALVLRVGGDVVYSHGDVGRVFPLASVTKPIVAWSLLVAVDRGLLSLDDSAGPEGATVRHLLAHASGLPFEGRGPVAAPEKRRIYSNEGFDVLGEVLAQATGVSVAQWVRQEVFEPLGMGAADVPGSPAHSGVASASDVSLFGAELACPTLVSAPLAALAGISQFPALAGVVPGYGRCNPCPWGLGLEIRGEKVPHWTAPDASPRTIGHFGQSGSFVWADRDLGAAAAFVGAEPFGLWHHENWSALNSELLRLAREHA, from the coding sequence GTGATCGGCCCGCTGCCGTCTTTCGATGTCGCCCTCGTCCTTCGTGTCGGGGGCGACGTCGTCTATTCACACGGTGATGTTGGTCGCGTCTTTCCGCTTGCCTCGGTGACGAAGCCGATCGTCGCCTGGTCGCTTCTGGTCGCGGTTGACCGCGGCCTGCTCTCCCTGGATGATTCTGCGGGGCCCGAGGGGGCGACGGTTCGTCACCTTCTGGCCCATGCCTCGGGCCTGCCCTTTGAGGGGCGCGGCCCCGTTGCCGCTCCCGAGAAGCGTCGCATTTACTCGAACGAGGGTTTCGATGTTCTCGGCGAGGTACTCGCGCAAGCGACCGGAGTGAGTGTTGCCCAGTGGGTGCGTCAGGAGGTCTTCGAACCGCTCGGCATGGGCGCCGCGGATGTTCCGGGTAGCCCAGCCCATTCGGGAGTTGCCAGTGCCTCGGATGTCAGCCTTTTCGGTGCCGAATTGGCGTGCCCGACGCTGGTCAGCGCTCCTCTGGCGGCTCTCGCGGGCATCTCGCAGTTTCCCGCGCTGGCTGGCGTCGTCCCCGGGTATGGGCGGTGTAATCCCTGTCCCTGGGGCCTCGGTCTTGAAATCCGTGGTGAGAAGGTTCCGCATTGGACTGCGCCCGATGCTTCGCCGCGCACGATCGGTCACTTCGGGCAATCCGGCTCCTTCGTGTGGGCGGATCGTGATCTCGGAGCCGCCGCCGCTTTTGTCGGAGCGGAGCCCTTTGGGCTGTGGCACCACGAGAATTGGTCGGCGCTCAACTCGGAGCTGCTGCGCCTGGCGCGCGAGCATGCCTGA
- a CDS encoding type 1 glutamine amidotransferase → MSVSTLRIGVLMPEVLGTYGDSGNALILAERARRRGIDAEVVCVGLTEEIPDSLDIYTLGGGEDTAQALAADKFRGTSGLSRALDAGRPLLAICASLQVLGHWYEDARGTRVPGMGVLDITTRPQGHRAIGELVCEPLVDGLMQTLTGFENHGGGTVLGPDASPLGRVVAGVGNGVPQGQEAPELRHDGVVQGSVIATYMHGPALARNPELADLLLERATGATLEPLEVPGVAQLRAQRLAAIAAT, encoded by the coding sequence ATGAGCGTCTCCACGCTGCGAATCGGCGTCCTCATGCCCGAGGTGTTGGGTACCTACGGTGACAGCGGTAATGCGCTGATTCTGGCCGAGCGCGCCCGCAGGCGCGGCATCGACGCCGAGGTCGTGTGCGTCGGGTTGACCGAGGAGATCCCTGACAGCCTTGATATCTATACGCTCGGCGGTGGCGAGGATACCGCCCAGGCGCTCGCCGCAGACAAGTTCCGGGGTACTTCTGGTCTGTCTCGGGCGCTCGACGCCGGGCGCCCGCTCCTCGCGATCTGTGCCTCCCTGCAGGTTCTCGGCCACTGGTATGAGGATGCTCGCGGCACGCGCGTTCCCGGCATGGGAGTCCTTGACATCACGACGCGCCCCCAGGGACATCGAGCGATCGGTGAACTGGTGTGTGAGCCGCTCGTCGACGGGCTCATGCAGACGCTCACCGGCTTCGAGAATCACGGTGGCGGCACCGTCCTCGGCCCCGATGCCTCCCCTCTCGGCCGCGTCGTGGCCGGCGTCGGGAACGGCGTTCCCCAGGGGCAGGAGGCTCCGGAGCTTCGTCACGACGGTGTCGTCCAAGGATCCGTCATCGCGACCTACATGCATGGCCCCGCCCTCGCCCGCAATCCCGAGCTGGCGGACCTGCTGCTGGAACGCGCGACCGGTGCGACGCTCGAGCCGCTCGAGGTCCCGGGTGTCGCTCAGCTGCGTGCGCAGCGCCTGGCTGCCATCGCTGCGACCTGA
- a CDS encoding Mur ligase family protein has product MTNSSHHLSVRSRVAQAAGGAARFASRALGRGSGGMIGGEVALRISPKFLAELAASYSSAVVTGTNGKSTTTRMVRAALESAGPVASNINGDNMTSGIITALMQGKDATRAVLEVDEMHVPAVAADVNPSVFVYLNLSRDQLDRVGEIGSVERRLRDGAAAHPDAVVVANCDDPLIVSAAADNPNVVWVAAGAGWGGDSAAYPRGGRVVRSGEDWHLIPAFDGEPLPELSSRPQPQWWLEEVELAPEGPRATLRGPQGVSVPLELKLPGRANLGNAAQAVAAAVAMGIDPAAAASAVSSVTEVAGRYSVHDVNGRSARLMLAKNPAGWQEAMTMIDPRVDQVVIGVNGQVPDGQDLSWLWDVDFSGVKRPGRRVVACGERGADLAVRLEYAGIHCDLVPLPMDALAVCEPGRVEMLLNYTAMRDFKVLLDRKEGTR; this is encoded by the coding sequence ATGACGAATTCTTCGCATCACCTGTCGGTGCGCTCCCGGGTGGCTCAGGCTGCCGGTGGCGCCGCCCGCTTCGCCTCCCGAGCGCTTGGGCGTGGATCCGGCGGAATGATCGGTGGTGAGGTCGCCCTGCGCATTTCACCGAAGTTCCTCGCGGAGCTGGCCGCCTCCTACTCCTCCGCCGTCGTGACCGGGACTAACGGCAAATCGACGACGACTCGCATGGTGCGAGCCGCCCTTGAAAGCGCTGGGCCCGTCGCCTCGAACATCAACGGCGACAACATGACGTCGGGTATCATCACGGCTCTCATGCAGGGTAAGGACGCGACGCGAGCCGTCCTGGAGGTCGACGAGATGCACGTGCCGGCCGTCGCCGCAGACGTTAACCCCTCGGTGTTCGTCTACCTGAATCTCTCTCGTGATCAGCTGGACCGAGTCGGCGAAATCGGATCCGTCGAGCGCCGCCTGCGCGACGGTGCTGCCGCCCACCCGGATGCCGTCGTCGTCGCCAACTGCGATGACCCCCTCATTGTCTCCGCTGCAGCCGACAACCCGAACGTCGTCTGGGTGGCTGCGGGTGCCGGTTGGGGCGGTGACTCCGCTGCCTACCCGCGCGGCGGTCGCGTCGTTCGCTCCGGCGAGGACTGGCACCTCATTCCCGCGTTCGACGGTGAGCCGCTTCCCGAGCTCAGCAGCCGTCCTCAGCCGCAGTGGTGGCTCGAGGAAGTCGAGCTGGCACCCGAAGGACCGCGCGCGACGTTGCGTGGGCCGCAGGGCGTGAGCGTCCCCCTTGAGCTGAAGCTTCCCGGGCGAGCCAACCTCGGCAACGCGGCTCAGGCAGTCGCCGCAGCAGTGGCGATGGGTATTGACCCCGCGGCGGCCGCCTCCGCCGTCAGTAGCGTCACCGAGGTTGCTGGCCGCTACTCCGTTCATGACGTGAACGGCCGCAGCGCGCGCCTCATGCTCGCCAAGAACCCCGCCGGATGGCAGGAGGCCATGACGATGATCGACCCGCGCGTCGACCAGGTCGTCATTGGTGTGAACGGGCAGGTGCCCGACGGGCAGGACCTCTCCTGGCTCTGGGACGTCGACTTCTCGGGAGTCAAGCGTCCCGGCCGACGAGTCGTCGCCTGCGGCGAACGCGGAGCCGACCTCGCCGTGCGCCTCGAATACGCTGGGATACACTGCGACCTCGTCCCCCTGCCCATGGATGCCCTGGCCGTGTGTGAACCCGGCCGCGTAGAGATGCTCCTGAACTACACGGCCATGCGCGACTTCAAGGTCTTGCTCGATCGAAAGGAGGGCACGCGATGA
- a CDS encoding DUF418 domain-containing protein, whose translation MHTLSFTGVRQLRFPAPDVARGFMLALIALANVPFWITYFPDAPQAGHDALAAMNQADQWWYVARNLFVDRRAYPLFSILFGFGMAIMASRTIERERRYALDALPADLSADWQPIQWQIFNENAERRARASASALIRRRGLWMLVFGAVHGLFFAGDIIGTYGLVAVLFAEVVVVKRVWPRVLVGLLFAALSLLGLWSMGMMLGGTPMVLEYRGPSTLTVFYPLVSLGSWLGATIGTVLMSLVVPCVMIGVGVARWGVLQDPRGHRLILACVAAGGLGLGVLGGLPFVLMQLDWAFEGSAVWSYPLFHASGVLGACGWLALLALVGGGPREKLGTVCSFLSAIGRRSMTAYLAQTVLFISIFSVLGACGVRSLGVAVSGLIALGVWSAIGLGCVIAEAVGSARGPAEWALRWLVTRTTKSRPLPALPVLPVAAQGVSATGEVKMDEADGPI comes from the coding sequence ATGCACACCCTATCTTTCACGGGAGTGCGGCAGCTGCGCTTCCCCGCTCCTGATGTCGCGCGCGGCTTCATGCTCGCGCTCATTGCACTCGCCAACGTTCCGTTCTGGATCACCTATTTCCCGGATGCGCCTCAGGCTGGGCATGACGCACTCGCTGCCATGAATCAGGCGGACCAGTGGTGGTATGTCGCGCGAAACCTGTTCGTCGATCGCAGGGCCTATCCGCTCTTTTCGATCCTGTTTGGATTCGGCATGGCGATCATGGCCTCGCGAACGATCGAGCGTGAGCGACGCTATGCGCTGGATGCCCTTCCCGCCGACCTGAGCGCTGATTGGCAGCCTATCCAGTGGCAGATCTTTAATGAGAATGCTGAGCGACGTGCGCGTGCATCCGCATCAGCCCTGATCCGCCGCCGCGGCTTGTGGATGCTGGTTTTTGGTGCTGTGCATGGCCTGTTCTTCGCGGGCGACATCATCGGAACGTATGGTCTTGTCGCGGTGCTCTTCGCTGAAGTTGTTGTCGTGAAGCGCGTGTGGCCGCGCGTTTTGGTAGGTCTTCTCTTTGCTGCGCTGAGCTTGCTTGGGCTCTGGTCGATGGGGATGATGCTGGGTGGGACTCCCATGGTGCTGGAGTATCGTGGCCCGTCGACGCTGACGGTGTTCTACCCGTTGGTGTCCCTCGGGTCCTGGCTGGGAGCAACCATCGGCACGGTTTTGATGTCCCTTGTTGTTCCGTGCGTCATGATCGGCGTGGGTGTCGCCCGATGGGGCGTCCTGCAGGATCCGCGTGGGCACCGGCTGATCCTGGCCTGCGTGGCCGCCGGCGGCCTGGGGTTGGGTGTCCTCGGAGGGCTTCCCTTCGTGCTCATGCAGCTGGATTGGGCGTTCGAGGGGTCGGCCGTGTGGTCGTACCCGTTGTTTCATGCCTCGGGTGTGTTGGGGGCGTGCGGATGGCTCGCGTTGCTCGCGCTCGTGGGCGGCGGGCCGCGTGAGAAGCTGGGGACCGTCTGTTCCTTCCTGAGTGCGATCGGACGCCGCTCGATGACCGCTTACCTGGCGCAGACGGTGCTTTTCATCTCCATCTTCAGCGTGCTTGGTGCGTGTGGCGTGCGTTCGTTGGGGGTCGCGGTGTCCGGCCTCATTGCTCTGGGGGTCTGGTCGGCGATCGGCCTTGGTTGTGTCATTGCCGAGGCCGTGGGGTCCGCTCGCGGTCCCGCCGAGTGGGCGCTGCGGTGGCTGGTGACGCGCACTACGAAGTCTCGTCCGCTCCCCGCCCTGCCGGTGCTCCCAGTTGCCGCTCAGGGGGTGTCCGCTACGGGAGAGGTCAAGATGGACGAAGCGGATGGCCCTATTTAG
- a CDS encoding YbjN domain-containing protein: MGWLWWADADGGTGGEEVPRRHDLPDDTASDMEQWEGSNAEPSEGIVTGNSEFEANRFDMVRPITQERLGLLFDSEGWAWRIDSDGDLCGFWDGHLFCFRFLGDSREVLSIVAFLKNLVPIEFGEDLRDFLQAWHGEYLWPKAHVVDQEGGDRVVAEVNADYEYGATDAQLVQQVMCALATTLQLFRALEERYGIDGDGGPGPAGGHQRGFDGPAWLPEN, from the coding sequence ATGGGCTGGCTATGGTGGGCGGATGCTGACGGGGGAACCGGCGGCGAGGAGGTGCCTCGTCGCCACGATCTGCCAGACGATACCGCCTCTGATATGGAACAATGGGAGGGTAGCAACGCGGAACCTTCGGAAGGAATTGTCACGGGTAACTCGGAGTTTGAGGCCAATCGTTTCGATATGGTTCGTCCCATTACGCAGGAGCGCTTGGGGCTCCTTTTCGACTCTGAGGGATGGGCCTGGCGTATCGACAGCGATGGGGATCTGTGCGGGTTCTGGGATGGGCATCTGTTCTGCTTCCGCTTCCTCGGTGACTCGCGCGAGGTTTTGTCGATTGTTGCCTTCTTAAAGAACCTCGTCCCGATTGAGTTCGGGGAGGATCTGCGCGACTTCCTTCAGGCTTGGCACGGGGAGTATCTCTGGCCGAAGGCCCACGTGGTGGATCAAGAGGGCGGTGACCGCGTCGTTGCCGAAGTGAATGCCGATTACGAGTATGGTGCGACCGATGCGCAGCTCGTGCAGCAGGTGATGTGTGCGCTCGCTACGACCCTGCAACTCTTCCGTGCGCTTGAAGAGCGTTACGGCATTGATGGCGATGGTGGCCCCGGTCCTGCGGGTGGCCATCAGCGCGGCTTCGATGGCCCCGCCTGGCTTCCGGAGAATTGA